The sequence GTCTACGTGGAGCGCACGCTCACCACCGCGGTGATGCTCGAGGAGTCGCGCATCAAGAGCGCGCAGACGGGCCTCATCCAGGGCGTCGGCGTGCGCGTCATCTCCGGCCCCAAGGTGGGCTACGCCTACTCGGACGACTGGGACGAGCCCGCCCTGCTGCGCGCGGCCTCCACCGCGGCGATGATTGCCCAGGGCGGCGGCTCCGAGCGCAGCTTCCCGGTGCACCGCGCCGCCGTGCCCAGCCACTACCGCGTGGCCACGCCGCTGATGGACGTGGACGTGGCGCTGAAGACGGGCCTGCTGTCGCGCGCGGACAAGGCCGCCCGCGCCTTCGACGCGCGGGTGAAGCAGGTGAATGCCTCGTACGTGGACCAGACGCGCCGCATCGCCGTGGCCAACACGGAGGGGCGCTACACCGAGGACACCCAGGACCTGTGCCGCATGGCGGTTCAAGTCGTGGCGCAGGGGAAGAACGGCGAGCAGCGCACCGGCATGTTCGGCGGCGGCGGCCGGGTTTCCTTCACGCACTGGGACACCTTCCCGCCCGAGAGCGTGGCGCGCGAGGCGGCCCGCCAGGCGGTGGCCACGCTGGGCGCGGTGGACTGCGCGGCCGGCCCGCAGACGGTGGTGCTGGCGCCCGGCTGGAGCGGCATCCTCCTGCACGAGGCGGTGGGCCACGGCCTGGAAGCGGACTTCATCCGAAAGGGCACGTCGCTGTTCGCTGGCAAACTCGGGCAGAAGGTGGCGTCGGACCTGGTCACCGTCATCGACGACGGCACGGTGTCCAGCGGCCGCGGCTCCATCAACATCGACGACGAGGGCAACCCCGGTGAGCGCAAGGTGCTCATCGAGAACGGCGTCCTCAAGAACTACCTGTACGACGGCCTCAACGCGAAGCTGATGGGCCAGCGCACCACCGGTAGCGGGCGGCGCGAGTCCTTCAAGCACCTGCCGCTGCCGCGCATGACGAACACCTTCCTCGCGCCCGGAGACCACGCGCCCGAGGACATCCTCAAGGAAGTGAAGCGCGGCCTGTACTGCGCGACGTTCGGCGGCGGGCAGGTGGACATCACCAACGGCAACTTCGTCTTCGAGGTGAGCGAGGCGTACCAGATTGAGGACGGGAAGCTGGGCCGCCCGGTGAAGAACGCCATGCTCATCGGCGTGGGGCCGGAGGCGCTGAAGAACGTCTCGCGCGTGGGGACGGACCCGATGCCGGACCCGGGCATGGGCGTGTGCATGAAGGATGGGCAGATGCTGCCGGTGGGCGTGGGCCTGCCCACGCTGCGCATCGACAACGTCACCGTCGGCGGAACCAAGGTCGCCTGAGAGAGGGAGCGCCAACCGTGGACTACCAGCAGCTCGCGAAGAAAATCGTCCAGCGCGCGAAGAAGAAGGGCGCCCAGCAGGCGGAGGCCTTCCTGGAGGTGGGCCGCCAGGGCAGCGTGCGCGTGCACCAGGGACAAATCGAGGACCTCACCCAGTCCACCAGCAAGGGCGTGGGCGTGCGCGTGCTCGTGAAGGGCCGGCTCGGCTTCGCCTATACGTCGGACTTCGAGAACGCCGCCCTGGACCACATCATCGACCAGGCGCTGAAGCTCGCCGGGGCCGCCGCGCCCAACAAGCTCAACGGCCTGCCCTCCGGCAAGGACCTGGGCCGCTTCGGGGACACCGGCCAGCTCTTCGACACCAAGGTGGCCGAGCTGCCCGGCGACTGGAAGATAAAGGCCGCGCTGGAGGTGGAGAAGGCCGCGCGCGCGGAGGACTCGCGCGTCGTCGCCTTCAACGCGGTGGGCGCCGGGGACTTCGTCTCCGAGGTGTACATGGCCTCCACCGAGGGGATGACGGGCGCGTACTCCGGCACGTACGTGTTCCTCTACGCCATGCCGGTGGCGTCCGACGGCGCGGGCCTCCAGACGGGCTACTGGGTGGACTACAAGCGCTTCCTCGATGACCTGGACACGCCCGAGTCCATCGGCCGCGAGGCCACGCGCCGCGCGGTGCGCATGCTGGGTGCCAGGCGCGTGAAGACGCAGCAGGTGCCGGTGGTGTTGGACCCGCTCGTCGCCTCCAGCTTCGTCTCGGACCTCGCCGCCGCGGCCAACGGCAACGCCGTGTACCAGGGGGCCAGCGTCCTCGCGCCGCTGAAGGGCAAGAAGCTGGCGGGCCCGCACGTGACGCTGGTGGATGACGGCCTGCTGCCTCGGGGACTCGCCACCGCGCCCTTCGACGGAGAGGGCGTCCCCACGCGGCGCACGCCCATCCTCGACAAGGGCGTGCTGTCCGGCTTCCTCTACGACGCCTTCACCGCGCGCAAGGCGAAGGCGCGCACCACGGGCAACGCGTCGCGCGGGTACAACGCCCTGCCCTCCATCGGCGCCACCAACCTCTACCTGGAGGCCGGCACGAAGTCGCCCGAGGAGCTGCTGCGCGAGGTGGACAGCGGCTTCTACGTGACGGCGCTCTTGGGCCAGGGCACGGACCCGGTGACGGGCGAGCTGTCCGCCGGCGCCAACGGCCTGTGGATTGAGAAGGGCGAGCTCACGCACCCGGTGCAGGAGGTGACGGTGGCGGGCAACCTCCTCCAGATGCTGCAGGATTTGGACGGCCTGGGGAGCGACTTGCAGTTCCGCGGAGGCTCGGTGGGCGCGCCCACTGTCCGCTTCCGGCAGCTCACCGTCTCGGGAGAGTAGCCCTACCCTCCGCGTCACCCTAGCGTGGACCAACGTCGGGGCTCCGTCATGTCAGGGGCCCCGCGTACAACCCGAGGCAACGCAAGGAGGGCTCGGCCCATGGCTGCAGCGAAGTCCGCACGGAAGTCCGCCACCGCGAAGAAGCCGACGACGGCCCGCAAGCCGCGCCGCAAGAAGGCGGAACCGAAGTCCAAGGGCCTCTCTCCGGCGGAGGTGGCCAGCGACTCGGTGGAGTACCCCACGGATTTGCTGGAGGCCATCCGCACCGACGGCGGCGAGGTGCTCGGCGTCTACCGCGAGCCGCTGGGCGGCCACCCCACCATCTTCGCCGTGCTCCCCATCGACAAGGTGGAGCCCACGCCGTACCAGCGTGACTTGTCCGAGCCGCACGTGAAGCGGCTGGCCAACGCCATGGAGCGGTTGGACCGCTACCTGGACCCCGTCATCGCCGTGCGCAAGGACGGCATGTACTGGACGCCCAACGGCAACCACCGCCTCAACGCCAGCAAGCTGCTGGGCGCGAAGTCCATCATGGCGCTGGTGCTGCCGGACGAGGACGTGGCCTATCAAATCCTCGCGCTCAACACGGAGAAGGCGCACAACCTGAAGGAGCGCTCGCTCGAGGTCATCCGCATGTACCGCGGCCTCGTGGGCGCGGACCGCAAGGGCAACGAGACGGCCTTCTCGCACCTCTTCGAGGAGCCCTCCTTCGTCACGCTGGGCGCCGCATACGAGAAGCGGCCCCGCTACTCCGCGGGCGCGTACCACCCCTTCGTCAAGGTGCTGGAGGACTTCCAGGAGCTGCCACTCAAGGAGGCCCTGGCCCTGCGCGAGGCCCGCGCGGACCGGCTGCTGGAGCTGGATGACGCCGTCGTGGCCGTCGTCAACAGCCTCAAGGAGCGCGGCCTCCAGAGCCCCTACCTCAAGAACTTCGTCGTCGCCCGCATCAACTTCCTCCGCTTCCGCAAGGACGGCGGCAAGCCGGACTTCAACGCCACCGTGGACCGCATGCTGGCCAGCGCCCGCAAGTTCAACGTGGAGAAGGTCAACCGCGAGGACATCGGCCGCATGGGCGGTGGCCCCGTGGAGGCCGACGAGGAGTCGGCCTGACGGAACGCGACTTGCAGGAGCGGCCGCCCAGGAGAGCTTTCGCACGCCATGACATCCCCCACGGTCCTGGTCGTCGACGACGACCGCGCCAACCTCGATTCCGTCACCCGCATCTTCCAGCGCGAGGGCATGGCCACCCTCGCCGCCGCCAACGGCACCGAGGCGCTGGAGCTGCTGCGCCGCCCCGAAGTCGCCGTCATGGTGACGGACCTGATGATGCCCAACATGGACGGGCAGGAGCTGTTGCGCGCCGCGCGCGCCATCCGCCCGGACGTGGAGGTGGTGCTGATGACGGCCTACGGCACGGTGGAGACGGCCGTGGCCGCGATGAAGGACGGCGCCTACGACTTCATCACCAAGCCCCTCAAGCGCCACGCGCTGGTGAAGGCCATCCAGAAGGCGATGGAGAAGCGGGCGCTCGTCGCGGAGAACCAGTCCCTCAAGGCGAAGCTGGCGGAGATGAACGCGGCCGGCGGGCGCTCCATGGTGGGCCAGTCCCCCGCCTTCCGCGCCATGCTGGACACCATCCGCCAGGCTGCGCCCTCCACCGCCACGGTGCTGCTGTTGGGCGAGTCCGGCACCGGCAAGGAGCTGGCCGCGCGCTCGGTGCACGAGTACTCCAACCGCGCGAAGGGGCCCTTCGTCGCCGTCAACTGCGGCGCGCTGCCGGAGAACATCCTGGAGGCGGAGCTCTTCGGCGTGGAGCGCGGCGCCTTCACCGGCGCGGTGGCCCGCCGCGAGGGCCGCTTCGAGCGCGCCAGCGGCGGCACCCTCTTCCTCGATGAAGTCGGCGAGATGCCGCTGTCCGCGCAGGTGAAGCTCCTGCGCGCGCTGGCCGAGGGCGAAATCGAGCGGCTGGGCGGCACGCAGACGGTGAAGGTGGACGTGCGGCTGGTGGCCGCCACCAACAAGGACTTGCAGAAGGAGGTGGCGGAGGGCCGCTTCCGCGAGGACCTCTACTACCGCCTCAACGTGGTGGAGATTCGCGTGCCCGCGCTGGCCTCGCGCCGCGAGGACATCCCGCTCCTGGCGGACGCCTTCCTGCGCCGCTTCGCCGCGAAGAATGGCAAGGTGCTGCGCGGCTTCTCTCAGGACGCCCTCAACGTCCTGGAGAACTACGCATGGCCGGGCAACGTGCGCGAGTTGGAGCACGCCGTGGAGCGCGCGGTGGTGCTCGCGCGCGGCGAGGTGCTGGAGGCGAGCGACCTCCCCGAGTCGGTGCGCAAGGGCCCGCTGGGCTCGGCCGGTCAGCTCGTCATCCCCATCGGCACGCCCATGGAGGAAGTGGAGCGGCGGGTGATCCACGAGACGCTGCGCCACACGCGCGGCGACAAGACGCTGGCCGCCCGCCTGCTGGGCATCGCCGCGCGCACCATCTACCGCAAGCTGGAGCGCGAGCAGTCCTCCGGCGAGGCCCCCTCCGGCCCCTCCACACCGGCCCCCGCCGCCGACATGGAGGACTGACAGGGCGTCACACGGGGCCCCGCCGCCTTTTGACAATTTGTCCCGCGGGGTTCCGGGGGCCGCCTCCAGGGACGGACCCTGTCGCCATTCCGGAATAATTCCGCGCATTTGGCCCGTTGGCCCTGGATTGCCCGCCCGGCACGCGGTGGCACCTGACTTGCTCACCGTTGGCCCGGCTTTCTTCCCGGAAGCGTGATGGAACTCTTCTTTCGAAAGTACTTCTGGACGGTGAACCTGCTGTTCATCCTGCTCGTGGCCCTGCTGGCTGCGCGCACGGTGAACCTGGTGTTCGAGACCGCCTTCTCGCCCATCCCTTCCGGGTCGGCGACGCGTGCGCCCGCGCAGTCGCGGCACTCGGAGACGGCGCTGGCGATGCTCGACATCAACCGTCTGTCGAAGCTCACCGGCATCAAGATTCCCGAGCCCGAGGTCGCGGTGAAGGAGCCGGAGACGCCTCAGGCGGACCCCAACGCGCCGCCGGTGAAGAGCGGCCTGCGGGTGAAGCTCTTGGGCACCCTCGTCGCGGCCAACGCGGACTG comes from Pyxidicoccus parkwaysis and encodes:
- a CDS encoding sigma-54-dependent transcriptional regulator; translated protein: MTSPTVLVVDDDRANLDSVTRIFQREGMATLAAANGTEALELLRRPEVAVMVTDLMMPNMDGQELLRAARAIRPDVEVVLMTAYGTVETAVAAMKDGAYDFITKPLKRHALVKAIQKAMEKRALVAENQSLKAKLAEMNAAGGRSMVGQSPAFRAMLDTIRQAAPSTATVLLLGESGTGKELAARSVHEYSNRAKGPFVAVNCGALPENILEAELFGVERGAFTGAVARREGRFERASGGTLFLDEVGEMPLSAQVKLLRALAEGEIERLGGTQTVKVDVRLVAATNKDLQKEVAEGRFREDLYYRLNVVEIRVPALASRREDIPLLADAFLRRFAAKNGKVLRGFSQDALNVLENYAWPGNVRELEHAVERAVVLARGEVLEASDLPESVRKGPLGSAGQLVIPIGTPMEEVERRVIHETLRHTRGDKTLAARLLGIAARTIYRKLEREQSSGEAPSGPSTPAPAADMED
- a CDS encoding TldD/PmbA family protein, translated to MDYQQLAKKIVQRAKKKGAQQAEAFLEVGRQGSVRVHQGQIEDLTQSTSKGVGVRVLVKGRLGFAYTSDFENAALDHIIDQALKLAGAAAPNKLNGLPSGKDLGRFGDTGQLFDTKVAELPGDWKIKAALEVEKAARAEDSRVVAFNAVGAGDFVSEVYMASTEGMTGAYSGTYVFLYAMPVASDGAGLQTGYWVDYKRFLDDLDTPESIGREATRRAVRMLGARRVKTQQVPVVLDPLVASSFVSDLAAAANGNAVYQGASVLAPLKGKKLAGPHVTLVDDGLLPRGLATAPFDGEGVPTRRTPILDKGVLSGFLYDAFTARKAKARTTGNASRGYNALPSIGATNLYLEAGTKSPEELLREVDSGFYVTALLGQGTDPVTGELSAGANGLWIEKGELTHPVQEVTVAGNLLQMLQDLDGLGSDLQFRGGSVGAPTVRFRQLTVSGE
- a CDS encoding TldD/PmbA family protein produces the protein MPRATASSRRASASQLAPPVARGPSAAPLLPQPLIERLLAVAMERGGDFAEVYVERTLTTAVMLEESRIKSAQTGLIQGVGVRVISGPKVGYAYSDDWDEPALLRAASTAAMIAQGGGSERSFPVHRAAVPSHYRVATPLMDVDVALKTGLLSRADKAARAFDARVKQVNASYVDQTRRIAVANTEGRYTEDTQDLCRMAVQVVAQGKNGEQRTGMFGGGGRVSFTHWDTFPPESVAREAARQAVATLGAVDCAAGPQTVVLAPGWSGILLHEAVGHGLEADFIRKGTSLFAGKLGQKVASDLVTVIDDGTVSSGRGSINIDDEGNPGERKVLIENGVLKNYLYDGLNAKLMGQRTTGSGRRESFKHLPLPRMTNTFLAPGDHAPEDILKEVKRGLYCATFGGGQVDITNGNFVFEVSEAYQIEDGKLGRPVKNAMLIGVGPEALKNVSRVGTDPMPDPGMGVCMKDGQMLPVGVGLPTLRIDNVTVGGTKVA
- a CDS encoding ParB/RepB/Spo0J family partition protein → MAAAKSARKSATAKKPTTARKPRRKKAEPKSKGLSPAEVASDSVEYPTDLLEAIRTDGGEVLGVYREPLGGHPTIFAVLPIDKVEPTPYQRDLSEPHVKRLANAMERLDRYLDPVIAVRKDGMYWTPNGNHRLNASKLLGAKSIMALVLPDEDVAYQILALNTEKAHNLKERSLEVIRMYRGLVGADRKGNETAFSHLFEEPSFVTLGAAYEKRPRYSAGAYHPFVKVLEDFQELPLKEALALREARADRLLELDDAVVAVVNSLKERGLQSPYLKNFVVARINFLRFRKDGGKPDFNATVDRMLASARKFNVEKVNREDIGRMGGGPVEADEESA